The following nucleotide sequence is from Natronosalvus caseinilyticus.
CGTTCCGCGGGGCTTGCCCCCGTGCTCGAGGTAGTACGTCCCCTGGCGGCCCTCGTCGCTCCAGACGACGTCGGTGTCGATGCCGTACTGCTCGAGTTCGCCGACGACGCGCCGGCCCAGCGGGGAGTCCGGGAGCTTCGAGGTCCAGGTGGAGACGGCACCGAGTCGCTCGGCGGCGACGGCCACGTTGCTCTCGGCGCCTGCCGCGCGAACCTCGAACTCGTTGGCGGTCTCGAGGCGTTCGTGCCCGGGCGGCGAGAGGCGGAGCATCGTCTCGCCGAAGGTGACGAGGTCGCTCACGCGTCTCCCTCCCGGTTCGGTCGGTCGGTGGTGATGGTGAATCGCTGGCTCATGGTCGAAAAACGGAGGGCCATGCTATAAGTTGTGTCGTTGGTGGCGGTATCTCGCTCACACTCTCACTCACATTCGCACTCCACTCTCACTTTCACCCACACTCGAGGTCCTGACCTGTGGCGTCTCACTCGAGACTCGTCTCGGCGACCAGGGCGGTCGACCCGTCGTCGTTCTTCCGGTGCTCGGGTTCGAAGTCGAAATCTAGGTCGGAGCCAAACGCCTCGAGCAGTCGCAGGCTCGTCTCGACGTGGTCGGTCACGGCGGGAATCCGCAGGCGACCGCCGCCGAGAACGAGGAAGTCGAGGAGTTGATCGGCGAGGTGGGCGTCGACGCTTCCGTCCTCCTCGAGAAACGCGACGGCGGCGTCGGCGGCTTCCTCCCCAACGCGCTCGGCCGGTTTGCCGGGTTCGCCGAGGGCGGAGAATCCGGCCTGGGGACGAGGCGTCGACGCCGATCTTCGCGTGCCGTTGGCGAACTCGTGCTCGAACTCGAGGGCCAGGACGATTACCGACCCCGGACAGGCGCTCTCGGCCGTCGTCTCGACGCGCTCGCGAACCTCGAAATTCGCACCATCCGCACCGATTCGTGCTCGCAACCGCTCGAGGGCACCCTCGACCTGCCGTTCGGCGACGTCGGCGTCGGCCAGCGCGGCGGCTTCCGTCGAGTAGACGCACACGTCCGTGAGGTCGCCGCGGGTCTGGAGGTCCAGCGGTCGGAACCGCGAGGGGGCGAGGTGAAGCCGCAACCAACCGCCGCCGGCGGGATAGAAACCGCGAC
It contains:
- the rtcA gene encoding RNA 3'-terminal phosphate cyclase yields the protein MHTLDGHDAGGQFLRRALTLSALTGEPVRLERVRGDRPNPGLANQHLAVLEAIAAITDAEVSGGELEAETVEFDPHAGTGGDGAVEISGGEYTVDVGTAGSLTLLFDAVLPLTARLESPLTLTATGGTDVAWSPPVDYLRYVKLPLLRRCGLQAALEVDRRGFYPAGGGWLRLHLAPSRFRPLDLQTRGDLTDVCVYSTEAAALADADVAERQVEGALERLRARIGADGANFEVRERVETTAESACPGSVIVLALEFEHEFANGTRRSASTPRPQAGFSALGEPGKPAERVGEEAADAAVAFLEEDGSVDAHLADQLLDFLVLGGGRLRIPAVTDHVETSLRLLEAFGSDLDFDFEPEHRKNDDGSTALVAETSLE